A part of Citrifermentans bremense genomic DNA contains:
- a CDS encoding LEA type 2 family protein: MKKILFLLLAVVALSGCTSFVTHPVVTVEDLSVVSLDPTGAGMELYLKVKNPNSFDVKLEGYSYDLRVMALPLAKGGAREKVNFPAGGEADFRIPIRISYQDLIEILKRKPDPDRIPYQLAAGLEMETPVGEMTVPVQRTGTYAIPKEYRPSALFGRISDFFKAL; this comes from the coding sequence TTGAAAAAGATATTGTTCTTGTTGTTGGCCGTCGTCGCCCTTTCCGGCTGCACCAGCTTCGTCACCCACCCGGTGGTGACGGTGGAGGATCTGAGCGTGGTCTCGCTGGACCCCACCGGCGCCGGGATGGAACTCTACCTCAAGGTGAAGAACCCCAACAGCTTCGACGTGAAACTCGAGGGGTACAGCTACGATCTCAGGGTGATGGCGCTCCCTTTGGCCAAGGGGGGCGCGCGAGAGAAGGTGAATTTCCCGGCAGGTGGGGAGGCCGATTTCCGCATCCCGATCAGGATCAGCTACCAGGACCTGATCGAGATCCTGAAGCGCAAGCCCGACCCGGACCGGATACCGTACCAACTGGCCGCAGGGCTCGAGATGGAGACCCCGGTGGGGGAGATGACCGTCCCCGTGCAGCGCACCGGCACCTACGCGATCCCGAAAGAGTACCGCCCCTCCGCGCTCTTCGGCAGGATCAGCGACTTCTTCAAGGCCCTCTAA
- a CDS encoding TerC/Alx family metal homeostasis membrane protein, protein MGISAGMSGQWGWTLFGITVVLLLAVDLVMHRGGHGTSRKSSYLWSAVWIAAGLLFTVVVYRFFGAERAEEYVAAYLMEKSLSVDNLFVFLIIFRSLEVDAKQQHKVLFWGIIGALVFRAIFIFIGIAAINRFHWLAIAFGLMLLFTAYRAAVEDPAQKSESELIKRLSRYLPLSKDSEGGRWYVRREGKLYLTPLAVALIAVELTDVMFAIDSVPAVFAVSRDPFVVYSSNIFAILGLRALYTALEHNLRDFPYLHYGLSGVLAFAGLKLVFAQWLKLPPLLSVAIIASIIGASVWASIAVKKKG, encoded by the coding sequence ATGGGGATTTCTGCAGGCATGAGCGGCCAGTGGGGCTGGACCCTCTTCGGGATCACCGTGGTGCTTCTTCTCGCCGTCGACCTCGTCATGCACCGGGGGGGACACGGGACCTCGAGGAAAAGTTCCTACCTCTGGTCCGCGGTCTGGATCGCAGCCGGACTTCTCTTCACCGTCGTGGTGTACCGGTTTTTCGGCGCCGAGCGGGCCGAGGAGTACGTGGCCGCCTACCTCATGGAAAAAAGCCTTAGCGTCGACAACCTCTTCGTCTTCCTCATCATCTTCCGCTCCCTTGAGGTCGATGCGAAGCAGCAGCACAAGGTGCTCTTCTGGGGCATCATAGGCGCCCTCGTCTTCCGCGCCATCTTCATCTTCATCGGCATCGCCGCCATCAACCGTTTCCACTGGCTCGCCATCGCCTTCGGGTTGATGCTCCTTTTCACAGCCTACCGGGCGGCCGTCGAGGACCCTGCCCAGAAAAGCGAAAGCGAGCTGATAAAACGGCTCTCCCGGTACCTCCCGCTCTCAAAAGACAGCGAAGGGGGACGCTGGTACGTGCGCCGGGAGGGAAAGCTCTACCTCACCCCGCTCGCCGTGGCGCTGATCGCCGTCGAACTCACCGACGTCATGTTCGCCATCGACTCAGTCCCAGCCGTATTTGCGGTAAGCCGCGACCCCTTCGTGGTCTACAGCTCCAACATCTTCGCCATCCTCGGGCTGCGCGCCCTTTACACCGCGCTCGAGCATAACCTGCGCGACTTCCCATACCTGCACTACGGCCTTTCCGGCGTCCTCGCCTTTGCAGGGCTGAAGCTGGTCTTCGCGCAGTGGCTCAAGCTCCCCCCCCTGCTTTCCGTCGCCATAATCGCTTCCATAATCGGGGCGTCTGTCTGGGCAAGCATCGCCGTGAAGAAGAAGGGTTGA
- a CDS encoding substrate-binding domain-containing protein, whose product MKSILAAVAVVLCSFLNANADTIKIAGSGQMLPLASALGKAYMKKHPGDVVEVNPKSLGQKNGVEAVSEGYIDIATSARRLGEEERRLQVRSYEVATVAGFFAVNASVPVRGLTSPQICDIYAGKITNWKQVGGKDARIVVLTRPEKDSTKIVMRQQVHGFAKVEEPATVLSKLRAKDMMTALASTPDAIGMVDAVNYADAGGKFIALKLDGKDITSSITGPVQHHYQFVLNKNPGAADLRFIQFVRSPEGQAIIRQEKANPVKFNM is encoded by the coding sequence ATGAAAAGCATCCTGGCCGCAGTAGCGGTCGTCCTTTGCTCCTTCCTCAACGCCAACGCAGATACCATCAAGATCGCAGGCTCCGGACAGATGCTTCCGCTGGCGAGCGCTCTTGGCAAGGCGTACATGAAGAAACACCCAGGCGACGTGGTGGAAGTGAACCCGAAATCGCTGGGACAGAAAAACGGGGTCGAGGCGGTGAGCGAAGGGTACATCGATATCGCCACCTCGGCCCGCAGGCTGGGAGAGGAAGAGAGAAGGCTTCAGGTAAGGTCCTATGAGGTGGCCACGGTAGCGGGTTTCTTTGCCGTCAACGCCTCCGTCCCGGTGCGCGGCCTCACCAGCCCGCAGATCTGTGACATCTACGCAGGGAAGATCACCAACTGGAAACAGGTCGGCGGCAAGGACGCCCGCATCGTGGTGCTCACCAGGCCGGAGAAGGATTCGACGAAAATTGTGATGCGCCAGCAGGTCCACGGGTTCGCGAAGGTCGAGGAACCCGCGACGGTGCTTTCCAAGCTCCGGGCCAAAGACATGATGACCGCCCTTGCCAGCACCCCCGACGCCATCGGCATGGTCGACGCCGTGAACTACGCTGACGCCGGTGGGAAATTCATAGCGCTGAAACTGGACGGCAAAGACATCACCTCCTCCATTACCGGCCCGGTCCAGCACCACTACCAGTTCGTGCTCAACAAGAACCCCGGCGCGGCTGACCTGAGGTTCATCCAGTTCGTCCGCTCCCCGGAAGGGCAGGCGATCATAAGGCAGGAGAAGGCAAACCCGGTAAAGTTCAACATGTAG
- the trpB gene encoding tryptophan synthase subunit beta: protein MSTPDTSGHFGRFGGRYVSETLMPALLELEEAYNHYRTDKGFKEEYAYYMRQYVGRPNPLYFAEKLTRKLGGAKVYLKREDLNHTGAHKVNNAIGQALLARKMGKKKVIAETGAGQHGVATATVAALFGMECEVFMGEEDIRRQSLNVFRMKLLGAKVTPVTSGTATLKDAMNEAMRHWVTYVADTFYIIGTVAGPHPYPAMVRDFQAIIGNEARAQHLEAEGRLPDYLVAAVGGGSNAIGLFHAFSDDASVKMIGVEAAGFGIDSGKHAAPLCAGTVGVLHGNKTYLLQDDFGQIAHAHSISAGLDYPGVGPEHAFLKESGRASYVSVTDQEALDAFQVLTREEGIIPALESSHAVAHVLRLAPTLSANESIVVCLSGRGDKDIHTVADVMGVQL from the coding sequence TTGAGCACGCCTGACACTAGTGGACACTTCGGCCGTTTCGGCGGCAGATACGTCTCCGAAACCCTGATGCCGGCGCTCCTCGAACTCGAGGAAGCGTACAACCATTACCGCACCGACAAGGGGTTCAAGGAGGAGTACGCCTACTACATGCGCCAGTATGTCGGGCGGCCTAATCCGCTTTACTTTGCCGAGAAGCTGACCCGCAAGCTCGGGGGCGCAAAGGTCTACCTGAAGCGCGAGGACCTGAACCACACCGGCGCCCACAAGGTCAACAACGCCATCGGCCAGGCGTTGCTCGCCAGGAAGATGGGGAAGAAGAAGGTAATCGCCGAGACGGGCGCCGGGCAGCACGGCGTGGCGACCGCGACGGTGGCGGCTCTCTTCGGCATGGAGTGTGAGGTCTTCATGGGCGAGGAGGACATCCGGCGCCAGTCCCTCAACGTGTTCAGGATGAAGCTTTTGGGGGCGAAGGTCACCCCGGTCACCTCCGGCACCGCGACCCTGAAGGACGCCATGAACGAGGCGATGCGCCACTGGGTCACCTACGTCGCCGACACCTTCTACATCATCGGCACCGTGGCGGGGCCGCACCCGTACCCGGCGATGGTGCGCGACTTCCAGGCCATCATCGGCAACGAGGCGAGGGCGCAGCACCTGGAGGCGGAAGGAAGGCTCCCCGACTACCTGGTGGCGGCCGTGGGTGGCGGGAGCAACGCCATAGGCCTTTTCCACGCCTTCAGCGACGACGCGAGCGTCAAGATGATCGGAGTCGAGGCCGCAGGCTTCGGCATCGACTCCGGCAAGCACGCAGCTCCCCTTTGCGCCGGGACCGTGGGGGTGCTGCACGGCAACAAGACCTACCTTTTGCAGGACGATTTCGGTCAGATCGCCCACGCGCATTCCATCTCCGCCGGGCTCGACTACCCCGGCGTGGGACCCGAGCACGCCTTCCTTAAGGAGAGCGGGCGTGCCAGCTACGTCTCCGTGACCGACCAGGAGGCACTGGACGCGTTCCAGGTACTGACCCGCGAGGAGGGGATCATCCCGGCGCTGGAATCGTCGCACGCAGTAGCACACGTACTGCGTCTGGCGCCGACACTGTCAGCCAATGAGAGCATCGTCGTCTGCCTTTCAGGCAGGGGCGATAAGGACATCCATACCGTGGCCGACGTTATGGGGGTACAGCTTTAA
- a CDS encoding exopolysaccharide biosynthesis protein: protein MTQEINTLEEMLDRIGESSDEEGRVTLGSIVESVGGRSFGPLLLLVGLIMTSPLSGMPGLPTTMGILVVLIAGQILFGKDHFWLPRWVLKRSFEQRKISKVIGWLRPAARFVDRWLRPRLPAFVKGWRIHLISFFCVAIGAVMPVMELVPFSAHAAGLALTAFGLALIARDGLLALIAFVVIGVSIGMFVYNTL from the coding sequence ATGACCCAGGAGATCAACACTCTGGAGGAGATGCTCGATCGTATCGGTGAATCCTCCGATGAGGAGGGGCGTGTCACCTTGGGTAGCATCGTCGAGTCGGTGGGGGGGAGGTCGTTTGGCCCCTTGCTGCTCCTGGTGGGGCTCATCATGACCTCTCCCTTGAGCGGCATGCCGGGGCTCCCGACCACGATGGGGATACTGGTGGTGCTGATCGCGGGCCAGATCCTCTTCGGCAAGGACCATTTCTGGTTGCCGCGCTGGGTGCTCAAGCGCTCTTTTGAGCAGCGCAAGATCTCCAAGGTGATCGGGTGGCTGCGGCCGGCCGCCAGGTTCGTCGACCGCTGGCTCAGGCCGCGGCTTCCCGCCTTCGTCAAGGGGTGGAGGATCCACCTCATTTCCTTTTTCTGCGTCGCCATCGGGGCGGTAATGCCGGTCATGGAACTGGTCCCCTTCTCGGCACACGCAGCGGGCCTGGCGCTCACCGCCTTCGGCCTGGCCCTGATCGCGCGGGACGGGCTGCTTGCCCTGATTGCCTTCGTGGTGATCGGGGTCAGCATTGGGATGTTCGTCTACAACACGCTCTGA
- a CDS encoding cupin domain-containing protein produces the protein MFAEGNPEGYQEVLEGIRRKTLVYGEKTLMVEFLLEEGARLPQHAHPHEQTGYLVRGRMRLTIGGKARDLRAGDSWCIGKGVEHGAEVIEESVAIEVFSPVREDYLP, from the coding sequence ATGTTTGCAGAAGGGAACCCCGAAGGGTACCAGGAGGTGCTCGAGGGAATCAGGCGCAAGACCCTGGTTTACGGCGAAAAGACCCTGATGGTGGAATTCCTGCTGGAAGAAGGGGCACGCCTTCCGCAGCACGCCCACCCGCACGAACAGACCGGCTACCTGGTGCGCGGCAGGATGAGGCTCACCATAGGGGGAAAGGCGCGCGATTTGCGCGCAGGCGACAGCTGGTGCATCGGCAAAGGGGTGGAGCACGGCGCGGAGGTTATCGAGGAGTCGGTGGCCATCGAGGTCTTCTCACCGGTGCGCGAAGACTACCTCCCCTGA
- a CDS encoding tRNA (cytidine(34)-2'-O)-methyltransferase: MPQTKPFHIVLVEPEIPPNTGNIARLCGATGTILHLVGKLGFSTEDRYLKRAGLDYWSEVEIHYWPDLPALQQAYPGGRFVYTSKKAERSYLGFSFLPGDFIVFGKETKGLPEELIDANQQTAVRIPIPCKVRSLNLSTSAGIVLYEALRQTGALEGA, encoded by the coding sequence ATGCCACAGACGAAACCTTTTCACATAGTCCTCGTCGAGCCGGAGATACCTCCCAACACCGGCAACATCGCCAGGCTCTGCGGAGCCACCGGCACCATACTGCACCTGGTGGGGAAGCTAGGCTTTTCCACCGAGGACCGCTACCTCAAAAGGGCGGGGCTCGATTACTGGAGCGAGGTGGAGATCCATTACTGGCCCGACCTCCCCGCCCTGCAGCAGGCCTATCCGGGGGGAAGGTTCGTCTACACCTCCAAGAAGGCCGAAAGAAGCTACCTGGGCTTCTCCTTTCTCCCCGGCGACTTCATCGTTTTCGGCAAAGAGACCAAAGGGCTTCCCGAGGAGCTGATCGATGCCAACCAGCAGACCGCCGTCCGCATCCCGATCCCCTGCAAGGTCCGCAGCCTCAACCTCTCCACCTCGGCAGGGATCGTCCTTTACGAGGCCCTGCGCCAAACCGGAGCGCTCGAAGGCGCCTGA
- a CDS encoding transglycosylase SLT domain-containing protein encodes MKRKSLLLVAMLMLTASCDQSHLQQAQVPVTPVVSEADRALLAWAEGSEKPAQSAAASTPATQMELPKEAVLDGRKKLVPAIYATFARRTTPARAKWLAEICYEKTEGTIFTPLDLAEIALAETGSYKLSSRAVSVKGALGVWQLMPERAASHGYTPQDMWDDEKCAEAAVKELKEKLGMAKGNMARAKRLYCGVGPAARAYDKVRKRFRAEILHEMEKGMLQQVASNS; translated from the coding sequence ATGAAAAGAAAATCTTTGTTGTTGGTCGCGATGCTCATGTTGACCGCATCGTGCGACCAGTCACACCTGCAACAGGCGCAGGTACCGGTCACTCCGGTTGTTTCGGAGGCGGACCGGGCGCTGCTTGCCTGGGCGGAAGGAAGCGAGAAACCGGCGCAAAGCGCCGCCGCCTCCACCCCCGCCACGCAGATGGAATTGCCCAAGGAGGCAGTACTGGACGGAAGGAAAAAACTGGTTCCCGCCATTTACGCGACCTTCGCACGCAGAACCACCCCCGCCCGGGCCAAATGGCTCGCGGAGATCTGCTACGAGAAGACTGAGGGAACCATATTCACACCGCTGGACCTGGCTGAGATAGCCCTGGCGGAAACCGGCAGCTACAAGCTGTCATCTAGAGCGGTCTCCGTCAAGGGAGCCTTGGGGGTCTGGCAGTTGATGCCGGAGAGGGCCGCAAGCCATGGATACACGCCGCAGGACATGTGGGACGACGAGAAGTGCGCTGAGGCTGCGGTGAAAGAGCTCAAGGAGAAGCTCGGCATGGCAAAGGGAAATATGGCAAGGGCCAAGAGGCTCTATTGCGGAGTGGGGCCCGCGGCCAGGGCCTACGACAAAGTCCGCAAGCGCTTCCGTGCGGAGATCCTGCACGAGATGGAAAAAGGGATGCTGCAGCAAGTAGCCAGCAACAGCTAG
- a CDS encoding sensor histidine kinase, whose protein sequence is MEMPLFRLLCLAATVISLFVIIPTNYLHHRPGEINAALLCFGLSSFWLLRRACRGTHHVKAFFFLLLFLLNLVWFPGGGTSGSVGYFFFCLFLYAPIFFRGRTRWLLLLIAVGDAVLLLAAELQFPGSVVHYGAASDRTADLAVGLVSSALCCSIMLWVLLEQYDREQRRLLALNQELRLTIDDRACVESSMLQNRELLHAVIEGTTDAVFVKNLQGQYLLFNRAAEVMTGVSAGMALGNDDSAIFTPEVAQKAMEKDRLILKTRETYTHELHILSPDGEPRVLEAIKGPLQDGKGNVVGVFGVSRDVTERRRMAQELRKLNEELELRVAERTVRLEAAMREQESFSYSVSHDLRGPLRHINSYTAIIEEEFGDELPKEAKQYMDRIRNSSRIMGDLIDDLLELSRIGRSELRKVPVNLSELARVIGNELLESEPARRGELVVEPGLQAHGDRVLLGQLLENLLGNAWKYSRGRDLARIEVGKSSSGERDLFFVRDNGVGFDMAYQDKLFGPFQRLHGSEFEGTGIGLATVKRIVERHGGSVWAQGEIDAGATIYFTLS, encoded by the coding sequence ATGGAAATGCCCCTCTTCCGGCTGCTCTGCCTTGCTGCGACTGTCATCTCCCTTTTCGTCATCATCCCGACAAACTACCTGCACCACCGCCCCGGCGAGATCAACGCGGCGCTTTTGTGCTTCGGCCTCAGCTCGTTCTGGCTCTTGCGCCGCGCCTGCAGGGGAACGCATCATGTCAAGGCCTTCTTCTTCCTGCTGCTCTTTCTGCTGAACCTGGTCTGGTTTCCAGGCGGCGGCACCAGCGGGAGTGTCGGCTATTTCTTTTTCTGCCTCTTTCTCTACGCTCCCATCTTTTTCCGGGGCAGGACGCGCTGGCTGCTGCTACTCATAGCGGTCGGCGATGCGGTACTCCTCTTGGCGGCTGAGCTCCAGTTCCCGGGCTCCGTGGTGCACTATGGGGCGGCGTCCGACAGGACGGCGGATCTGGCCGTCGGGCTGGTATCGAGCGCGCTTTGCTGTTCGATCATGCTGTGGGTGCTGTTGGAGCAGTACGACCGCGAGCAGCGGCGGTTGCTCGCGCTGAACCAGGAACTGCGCCTGACCATCGACGACCGCGCCTGCGTCGAGAGCTCAATGCTGCAAAACCGCGAGCTGCTTCACGCGGTGATCGAGGGGACCACCGACGCGGTGTTCGTCAAGAACCTGCAGGGGCAATACCTGCTCTTCAACCGCGCGGCCGAGGTCATGACGGGGGTCAGCGCGGGCATGGCACTGGGCAACGACGACTCCGCCATTTTCACCCCGGAGGTGGCGCAAAAGGCAATGGAGAAGGACCGGCTCATCCTCAAGACCCGCGAGACTTACACCCATGAGCTCCATATCTTGTCGCCGGACGGGGAGCCGAGGGTCCTCGAGGCGATCAAGGGCCCCCTGCAGGACGGCAAGGGTAACGTCGTCGGCGTTTTCGGCGTCTCCAGGGACGTAACCGAGCGCCGCCGAATGGCGCAGGAGCTCAGGAAGCTGAACGAGGAGCTGGAGCTGCGGGTGGCCGAGCGGACGGTGCGACTGGAGGCTGCCATGCGGGAACAGGAGAGCTTCAGCTACTCGGTCTCCCACGACCTGCGCGGGCCGCTGCGCCACATAAACAGCTACACGGCCATCATCGAGGAGGAATTCGGCGACGAACTGCCTAAGGAGGCGAAGCAGTACATGGACCGCATCCGCAATTCCAGCCGGATCATGGGGGACCTGATCGACGATCTGCTGGAACTCTCCCGTATCGGCAGGTCGGAACTTAGGAAGGTCCCGGTCAACCTGAGCGAGTTGGCCCGCGTGATCGGCAACGAACTGCTGGAGAGCGAGCCGGCGCGCAGGGGCGAACTGGTGGTCGAGCCTGGCCTTCAGGCGCATGGGGACCGGGTGCTTCTGGGGCAGTTGCTGGAGAACCTGCTCGGCAACGCCTGGAAGTATTCCAGGGGGAGGGACCTTGCCAGGATCGAGGTGGGGAAGTCGAGCTCAGGGGAGCGGGACCTGTTCTTCGTCCGGGACAACGGAGTGGGCTTCGACATGGCCTACCAGGACAAGCTCTTCGGGCCCTTTCAACGCCTGCACGGCTCGGAGTTCGAGGGTACCGGCATCGGCCTTGCCACGGTGAAGCGGATCGTGGAGCGGCACGGCGGCAGCGTCTGGGCTCAGGGGGAAATAGACGCCGGAGCCACCATCTACTTTACCCTTTCCTGA
- a CDS encoding alpha/beta hydrolase, which produces MLRLAILLLVCLLALILAAATWQRQLLYFPTHRSGNNGLSEWRHRQELIGFARKVPSPKNVWLMLHGNGGQASDRAYALASFSPDDSVYILEYPGYGTRPGAPSRASFDAAARQAYHLLRESFPRIPVCVLGESLGTGSASVLAGEHPAPDKIVLVAPFDQLHRVAAYHYPFLPVRLLLADDWDNVDSLRGYEGRLDIFAMRGDEVIPARFAKALADSKPGAIYREIEGGHNDWAATGRVAVRNP; this is translated from the coding sequence ATGCTACGCTTGGCGATACTGCTGCTGGTCTGCCTCCTGGCCCTGATTCTCGCCGCGGCCACCTGGCAGAGGCAGCTCCTTTATTTCCCCACACATAGAAGCGGCAACAACGGCCTCTCCGAATGGCGCCACCGCCAGGAGCTGATCGGTTTCGCCCGCAAGGTCCCCTCTCCGAAAAACGTCTGGCTCATGCTGCACGGAAACGGCGGCCAGGCCAGCGACCGCGCCTACGCCCTCGCCTCGTTTTCGCCGGACGACTCGGTTTACATCCTGGAATATCCCGGGTACGGCACAAGGCCCGGGGCTCCCTCCCGCGCGAGCTTCGACGCCGCCGCGAGACAGGCCTACCACCTGCTCAGGGAGAGCTTCCCGCGCATCCCGGTCTGCGTACTTGGTGAGTCGCTTGGAACCGGCTCCGCCTCGGTCCTGGCCGGCGAGCACCCGGCCCCGGACAAGATCGTGCTGGTGGCGCCGTTCGACCAGTTGCACCGGGTGGCCGCTTACCACTACCCGTTTCTGCCGGTGCGCCTGCTTCTGGCCGACGACTGGGACAACGTCGACTCCTTGCGGGGGTACGAAGGGCGGTTGGACATATTCGCCATGCGGGGCGACGAGGTCATCCCGGCAAGGTTCGCCAAGGCTTTGGCCGACAGCAAGCCGGGGGCCATCTACCGCGAAATCGAGGGGGGGCATAACGACTGGGCCGCCACCGGGCGGGTGGCAGTCAGGAACCCTTGA
- a CDS encoding sensor domain-containing diguanylate cyclase: protein MLGVSSDKLLNSLFDGLYCVDLDRRISFWNSAAQRITGYSAEEVLGSKCHDSILRHMEIDGYDCEVRSPLSATMEDGKVREANVLVHHKHGYRLPVQVRTSPVRDEEGAIVGAVQIFTDNSNAVQILAALEKLKQDVLVDSLTGVGNRRLADMSLDSRLHDWQTHYRSFGVLFMDVDHFKSINDRYGHKTGDDVLRMVGKTVSSVFRKVDTVARWGGEEFVAILPSIRLPALATIAERVRTAVARSFLMEGGERIGVTLSIGGTIAESGDTAESIITRADAQMYRSKACGRNLVTLR from the coding sequence ATGCTAGGGGTGTCATCCGACAAGTTGCTGAACAGCCTTTTCGACGGTCTTTACTGCGTCGACCTGGACCGGCGCATCTCCTTTTGGAACAGTGCCGCGCAGAGAATAACCGGATACAGCGCAGAGGAAGTGCTGGGCTCTAAATGCCACGATTCCATCCTGCGTCACATGGAGATAGACGGCTACGACTGCGAGGTCAGGTCACCGTTGTCGGCGACCATGGAAGACGGCAAGGTCCGGGAAGCCAACGTGCTGGTGCACCACAAGCACGGCTACCGTCTCCCGGTGCAGGTGCGCACCTCTCCGGTAAGGGACGAAGAGGGCGCCATAGTTGGGGCGGTCCAGATCTTCACCGACAACTCGAACGCGGTGCAGATCCTCGCCGCGCTGGAGAAGCTTAAGCAGGACGTGCTGGTCGACTCGCTGACCGGGGTGGGGAACCGGAGGCTGGCCGACATGTCGCTCGATTCCAGGCTGCACGACTGGCAGACGCATTACAGGTCTTTCGGCGTGCTCTTCATGGACGTGGACCATTTCAAAAGCATCAACGACCGCTACGGGCACAAGACCGGGGACGACGTGCTGCGCATGGTGGGGAAAACCGTCTCCAGCGTATTCCGGAAGGTAGACACCGTGGCACGCTGGGGGGGGGAGGAGTTTGTGGCCATTCTCCCCTCCATCAGGCTCCCCGCGCTGGCCACGATAGCGGAAAGGGTCAGGACCGCGGTGGCCCGCTCCTTCTTGATGGAAGGGGGAGAGAGGATCGGCGTGACCCTCTCCATCGGGGGGACCATCGCCGAGAGCGGGGACACCGCCGAAAGCATCATCACCAGGGCGGACGCCCAGATGTACCGGAGCAAGGCCTGCGGGCGCAACCTGGTGACCCTGCGTTAG
- a CDS encoding rubrerythrin family protein, producing the protein MSTKENLAEAFAGESQANRKYLAFAKKAEADGLPQVAKLFRAAAHAETVHAHAHLRAMGGIRSTVENLKEAVEGEGFEFQKMYPPFLEQARAEGDRAAENSFKFALAVEEVHHGLYQQALSAVEAGADLAERPVYVCEVCGNTVYDAAPDKCEVCLVPKERFTLIG; encoded by the coding sequence ATGTCCACGAAAGAGAATCTTGCCGAGGCGTTCGCAGGGGAAAGCCAGGCCAACCGCAAGTACCTGGCCTTCGCCAAGAAGGCTGAGGCCGACGGGCTGCCGCAGGTGGCAAAACTGTTCCGCGCCGCGGCCCACGCCGAGACGGTCCACGCCCACGCCCATCTGCGCGCCATGGGGGGGATCAGGAGCACCGTCGAGAACCTGAAGGAGGCGGTCGAGGGGGAAGGGTTCGAATTCCAGAAGATGTATCCCCCCTTCCTGGAGCAGGCAAGGGCCGAGGGAGACCGCGCCGCGGAAAACTCCTTCAAATTCGCGCTGGCCGTAGAGGAAGTGCACCACGGCCTTTACCAGCAGGCGCTCTCCGCGGTCGAGGCGGGAGCCGATCTGGCGGAGCGGCCCGTCTACGTCTGCGAGGTGTGCGGCAACACAGTCTACGACGCCGCGCCCGATAAGTGCGAGGTCTGCCTGGTGCCTAAGGAGCGCTTCACGCTGATCGGCTAG
- a CDS encoding formate/nitrite transporter family protein, which yields MDKQYLTPAETVKSIVENGKRVLTQSRLRTLVLSLLAGFYIGFGAELATVVSHDAAQVAGRGVAAFLSGSVFSLGLMLVVVCGAELFTGNSMLASSALHGEITWGHLLENWVIVILGNLAGSLIFAGMMFASQLWTAPGVADHAIKIAAVKCQLPFTVALVRGMLCNWLVCLAVFMATAARDIPGKLFACYFPIMAFVASGFEHSIANMYFIPTGLLLAAAQGREVPGLTWTACFRDNLLPVTLGNILGGVLFVAFAYWYVHLKVDGRRSRQSRPGDAS from the coding sequence ATGGACAAGCAGTACCTGACCCCAGCAGAGACGGTTAAGTCGATCGTGGAGAACGGCAAAAGGGTGCTGACCCAGTCCCGGCTGCGCACCCTGGTGCTGAGCCTTTTGGCAGGGTTCTACATCGGCTTCGGCGCAGAGCTCGCCACGGTGGTGAGCCACGACGCGGCGCAGGTCGCCGGCAGGGGTGTGGCCGCCTTCCTCTCCGGCAGCGTCTTCTCGCTGGGGCTCATGCTGGTGGTGGTCTGCGGGGCGGAACTCTTCACCGGCAACAGCATGCTGGCCAGCTCCGCCCTGCACGGCGAGATCACCTGGGGGCACCTTTTGGAGAACTGGGTCATCGTGATCCTGGGGAACCTGGCGGGATCGCTCATCTTCGCGGGCATGATGTTCGCTTCGCAGCTTTGGACCGCCCCCGGAGTGGCCGACCACGCCATCAAAATCGCAGCCGTGAAATGCCAGCTCCCCTTCACCGTGGCCCTGGTGCGGGGGATGCTTTGCAACTGGCTGGTCTGCCTCGCCGTCTTCATGGCCACCGCGGCACGGGACATCCCCGGTAAGCTTTTCGCCTGTTATTTCCCCATCATGGCCTTTGTCGCCAGCGGCTTCGAGCACTCCATCGCCAACATGTACTTCATACCCACCGGTCTGCTCCTGGCCGCAGCCCAGGGGCGGGAGGTGCCGGGCCTTACCTGGACCGCCTGCTTCCGCGACAACCTCCTCCCGGTCACCCTGGGCAACATCCTAGGGGGCGTGCTTTTCGTCGCCTTCGCCTACTGGTACGTCCATCTCAAGGTGGACGGGCGGCGCAGCCGGCAGTCCCGGCCAGGCGACGCATCCTAG